The following are encoded in a window of Flavobacteriales bacterium genomic DNA:
- the menD gene encoding 2-succinyl-5-enolpyruvyl-6-hydroxy-3-cyclohexene-1-carboxylic-acid synthase, whose translation MPTSDHFAAAELARLCAAKGIRRAVVSPGSRNAPLVIAFDGEPAIQCLQVIDERSAAFFALGMAQRAHAPVVLICTSGSAVLNYGPAIAEAFYQRIPLLVITADRPEEWVDQGEGQAIRQAGVLALHMKRSVQLPRNPADELSRWHCGRLINEAIDATLLPVPGPVHVNVPFAEPLYGQVEKHDHPARPIAQVMTESFILPEHARWLIQQVSSTRKMLVLAGQGLWSPQLKEQLERFAALPQCAVLTEATSNLDDSAFITCIDRVIEGVNDGHAAALRPDLLITFGGAVVSKRIKGLMRQWKPAMHWHIDIGQRHYDTYQSLTHDIATSPEVFFAQLAEQVKPSENGYGEAWRAIDRRTTSLHHAYLNDTPWCDLKAFETILARIPEGSDVHLANSTPARYAMLFERNGTHRWYSNRGTSGIDGCVSTAVGAAFVSERPTTLICGDTAFLYDSNAFWNKHLSGDLRVIVMDNGGGNIFRYIPGPDSDPARLHWFEAPHGRDPLALVRSYGLPNYEAFDRASLKNALEQLYAPHDRPAVLVVRTDAEISPKVLRGYFKALRDPHGPP comes from the coding sequence ATGCCCACCAGCGACCATTTCGCCGCCGCCGAACTCGCTCGGCTCTGTGCCGCCAAGGGCATCCGCCGCGCGGTGGTCAGCCCAGGCTCGCGCAACGCTCCCTTGGTGATCGCCTTCGATGGCGAACCGGCGATCCAGTGCCTGCAGGTGATCGATGAGCGCAGCGCGGCCTTCTTCGCCCTGGGCATGGCACAGCGGGCACATGCACCCGTGGTGCTCATCTGCACCAGTGGCAGTGCCGTGCTCAACTATGGACCCGCCATCGCCGAAGCCTTCTACCAGCGCATACCCCTGCTGGTCATCACCGCAGACCGTCCCGAGGAATGGGTCGATCAAGGCGAGGGGCAGGCCATCCGCCAGGCGGGTGTGCTGGCCCTGCATATGAAACGCAGTGTGCAGTTGCCCAGAAACCCGGCCGATGAACTATCCCGCTGGCACTGCGGCCGGTTGATCAATGAGGCGATCGACGCCACACTGCTGCCCGTGCCGGGTCCGGTGCATGTGAACGTGCCTTTCGCGGAACCACTGTATGGTCAGGTGGAAAAGCACGACCACCCGGCGCGTCCGATCGCGCAGGTGATGACCGAGAGCTTCATCCTGCCCGAACATGCACGCTGGCTGATCCAGCAGGTGTCCAGCACGAGGAAGATGCTGGTGCTCGCCGGGCAGGGCCTATGGAGCCCGCAGTTGAAGGAACAACTCGAACGCTTCGCCGCCCTGCCGCAATGCGCTGTGCTCACCGAGGCCACATCCAATTTGGACGACAGCGCCTTCATCACCTGCATCGACCGGGTGATCGAAGGCGTGAACGATGGCCATGCCGCCGCTCTGAGGCCCGATCTGCTCATCACCTTCGGCGGGGCGGTGGTGAGCAAGCGCATCAAAGGGTTGATGCGTCAATGGAAACCCGCCATGCACTGGCACATCGACATCGGGCAGCGGCACTACGACACCTATCAGAGCCTGACGCATGACATCGCCACCAGCCCGGAGGTCTTCTTCGCGCAACTGGCCGAACAGGTGAAGCCTTCGGAAAACGGGTACGGGGAAGCGTGGCGCGCGATCGACCGCCGGACCACCTCACTGCACCACGCCTACCTGAACGACACGCCATGGTGCGACCTGAAAGCGTTCGAGACCATCCTGGCGAGGATCCCGGAAGGAAGCGATGTGCACCTGGCCAACAGCACGCCCGCGCGCTATGCGATGCTCTTCGAGCGCAACGGCACCCACCGTTGGTACAGCAACCGCGGCACCAGCGGCATTGACGGCTGCGTGAGCACGGCCGTGGGCGCGGCCTTCGTTTCCGAACGCCCCACCACCCTGATCTGCGGCGACACGGCATTCCTGTATGACAGCAACGCGTTCTGGAACAAGCACCTGAGCGGAGACCTGCGCGTGATCGTCATGGACAACGGCGGCGGCAACATATTCCGCTACATCCCCGGCCCGGACAGCGATCCCGCAAGGCTGCACTGGTTCGAGGCACCGCATGGCCGCGACCCCCTGGCCCTGGTGCGCAGCTACGGCCTGCCCAACTACGAGGCCTTCGACAGGGCTTCACTGAAGAACGCGCTGGAACAACTCTACGCGCCCCATGACCGGCCTGCCGTGCTGGTGGTGCGCACCGACGCGGAGATCAGCCCGAAGGTGTTGCGCGGATATTTCAAAGCCTTGCGCGATCCACATGGCCCACCTTGA
- a CDS encoding chorismate-binding protein — translation MVDMLGALRHVLEQGIPFAAFRWKGITRLWATQQFVHADPAQLELNSRCFLVRPFDRNGPWGAILDPEVELDLDAQRIDLDAITPLQGFTIPLADRPPVAWAREDHLVAVEEAKRHMQDDGLHKVVLARTLSIPFPIQRLPELFIEGLAAHPNAFVCMVNSPFGLWLGASPERLVSAEGGQVAVDAIAGTMPLDAAPKHEAGWGAKEREEQEIVTLAVEEAFRELDLREVTREGPDVLRAGHMAHLHTRLHARMGGVPLARIVDRLHPTPAVCGTPTEAAIRFIREHEPQDRSLYGGCWGPWDVDGRTELFVNIRCLRATQDHVHIHVGGGITAASVPEDEWRETELKAQAWLRPIEAMLARIP, via the coding sequence ATGGTGGACATGCTCGGGGCCTTGCGCCATGTCCTGGAACAGGGGATCCCCTTCGCGGCTTTCCGCTGGAAGGGAATTACCCGGCTTTGGGCCACCCAACAGTTCGTGCATGCCGATCCCGCCCAACTTGAGCTCAACAGCCGGTGTTTTTTGGTCCGGCCGTTCGACCGGAATGGTCCATGGGGCGCCATCCTGGACCCTGAGGTGGAGTTGGACCTGGATGCCCAGCGGATCGACCTGGATGCTATCACGCCGCTGCAGGGCTTCACCATTCCCTTGGCAGATAGGCCGCCGGTGGCTTGGGCGCGGGAGGACCACCTGGTCGCCGTGGAAGAGGCGAAGCGGCACATGCAGGATGATGGTCTGCACAAAGTGGTCCTCGCGCGCACCCTCTCCATCCCCTTCCCCATCCAGCGACTGCCCGAGCTTTTCATCGAAGGTCTCGCGGCCCATCCGAACGCCTTCGTATGCATGGTCAACTCCCCCTTCGGCTTGTGGCTGGGCGCTTCACCGGAGAGGCTGGTATCGGCGGAAGGTGGCCAGGTGGCCGTGGATGCCATCGCGGGCACGATGCCACTTGATGCGGCTCCGAAGCATGAGGCCGGATGGGGCGCGAAGGAGCGGGAGGAACAGGAGATCGTGACCCTGGCCGTGGAGGAAGCGTTCCGGGAACTTGACCTGCGGGAGGTGACCAGGGAAGGTCCGGACGTATTGCGCGCAGGCCACATGGCCCATTTGCATACGCGCTTGCATGCCCGCATGGGTGGCGTGCCGCTCGCCCGGATCGTGGACCGGTTGCACCCGACGCCTGCCGTGTGCGGCACGCCTACGGAGGCGGCCATCCGCTTCATCCGGGAACACGAGCCGCAGGACCGTTCGCTCTATGGCGGCTGCTGGGGGCCATGGGACGTGGACGGCCGAACGGAATTGTTCGTGAACATCCGTTGCCTGCGTGCCACCCAGGACCACGTGCACATCCATGTGGGTGGGGGCATCACGGCGGCCAGCGTGCCGGAGGATGAATGGCGTGAGACGGAACTCAAAGCCCAGGCCTGGCTGCGACCCATCGAGGCCATGCTGGCCCGGATACCTTAG
- the menA gene encoding 1,4-dihydroxy-2-naphthoate octaprenyltransferase, producing MAHLETWLHAFRLRTLPLAVSSIIVGSGLAAFADGFRPLVMALAVLTAVLLQILSNLSNDLGDHQHGTDNPDRVGPQRAVQSGAITPATMKRAMWTCGLLAFASGLALIVTALGFSWPTLVFLFIGLLALGAAVRYTYGRNPYGYGGFGDASVFLFFGLVGVLGTCYLHTQRFEIGLLLPAAAFGFFSAGVLNVNNLRDIRNDKASGKLTQAVRMGFEGGKGYHGILITGGLSFLMLFTALHFRGMPQWGFLITTPMLAAHLRQVLRTHDPAALDPQLKKLALGTFATAVAFSIGLWMV from the coding sequence ATGGCCCACCTTGAGACCTGGCTCCACGCCTTCCGTCTGCGCACGCTTCCCCTCGCGGTGAGCAGCATCATCGTGGGCAGCGGGCTGGCCGCCTTCGCCGACGGCTTCCGGCCGCTGGTGATGGCCCTCGCCGTGCTCACGGCCGTTCTGTTGCAGATACTCAGCAACCTCAGCAACGACCTGGGCGACCACCAGCACGGCACCGACAACCCCGACCGCGTGGGACCGCAGCGGGCCGTTCAGAGCGGTGCGATAACGCCCGCGACGATGAAGCGCGCCATGTGGACCTGTGGCCTGCTCGCCTTCGCCAGCGGCCTCGCGCTCATCGTCACCGCGCTCGGCTTCTCCTGGCCCACGTTGGTCTTCCTGTTCATCGGACTGCTGGCGCTGGGCGCGGCGGTGCGCTACACCTACGGACGCAACCCCTATGGATACGGCGGCTTCGGCGATGCCAGCGTATTCCTCTTCTTCGGCCTGGTGGGCGTGCTTGGCACCTGCTACCTCCACACGCAACGGTTCGAGATCGGCCTGCTGCTGCCCGCCGCGGCCTTCGGCTTCTTCAGCGCCGGTGTGCTCAACGTGAACAACCTGCGCGACATCCGCAACGACAAGGCCAGCGGCAAACTGACCCAGGCCGTGCGCATGGGCTTCGAGGGCGGCAAGGGCTACCACGGCATCCTCATCACCGGCGGCCTTTCGTTCCTGATGCTTTTCACCGCGCTGCACTTCCGTGGCATGCCGCAATGGGGCTTCCTCATCACCACCCCCATGCTTGCCGCGCATCTTCGGCAGGTGTTGCGGACGCACGATCCCGCGGCCCTCGATCCGCAGTTGAAGAAGCTGGCGCTGGGTACCTTCGCCACGGCCGTGGCCTTTTCCATCGGCCTGTGGATGGTCTGA
- a CDS encoding AMP-binding protein, whose protein sequence is MMAAAREYTGIAKAFERIVIDGEELTALIAYTRFHQKVKRNGPAWMKAVEDTLFDLGMRRGGMRATSSGTTGPPKRFTITRRDLVMSARLTGKAFGLRPGDRVLHALPSDFIAGKMMLVRAFALGLDLHLIDPRGSVLEKLRTEERFRFTALVPLQLHRAIQEDRARVERQFRTILLGGGPVSEALIEDLQDLDVEVFQSYGSTETVTHVALRRLNGPDREERFMAIGDCHFARDPRGCLVVYTPHLTTRQHLTNDLVELIDDRRFRWLGRHDNVILSGGKKIFPEQLESRTAGIIPYPHYFTKVADDVLGQAVMLVLETDRPQEDVLPEVLEKVMSALHPHEWPRRVQALRRIQRTSAGKIIRE, encoded by the coding sequence ATGATGGCCGCCGCACGCGAATACACGGGCATCGCCAAGGCCTTCGAGCGTATCGTCATCGATGGCGAGGAACTCACCGCGTTGATCGCCTATACACGGTTCCACCAAAAGGTGAAGCGCAATGGCCCGGCGTGGATGAAGGCCGTGGAGGACACCCTGTTCGACCTGGGGATGCGCCGTGGCGGCATGCGCGCCACCAGCAGCGGCACCACCGGCCCGCCCAAGCGTTTCACCATAACGCGCCGCGACCTGGTGATGAGCGCACGCCTCACCGGCAAGGCTTTCGGCCTGCGCCCGGGTGATCGGGTGCTGCATGCCCTGCCCAGTGATTTCATCGCAGGCAAAATGATGCTGGTACGCGCCTTCGCCCTGGGCCTCGACCTGCATCTGATCGATCCACGCGGGAGCGTGCTGGAGAAGCTGCGCACCGAAGAGCGCTTCCGTTTCACCGCGCTCGTGCCGCTGCAACTGCATCGTGCCATCCAGGAGGACCGGGCAAGGGTCGAGCGGCAGTTCCGGACGATACTGCTCGGTGGCGGACCCGTGAGCGAGGCTTTGATCGAGGACCTTCAGGACCTGGATGTGGAGGTGTTCCAGAGCTACGGCAGCACGGAGACCGTCACGCATGTGGCGTTGCGCCGCTTGAACGGACCTGATCGCGAAGAGCGGTTCATGGCCATCGGCGATTGCCATTTCGCCCGTGACCCGCGCGGCTGCCTTGTGGTATATACGCCGCACCTCACGACCAGGCAGCATCTCACCAACGACCTGGTGGAATTGATCGACGACCGCCGATTCCGCTGGCTGGGCCGCCACGACAACGTGATCCTCAGCGGCGGCAAGAAGATCTTCCCCGAGCAGCTCGAATCGAGGACCGCCGGGATCATCCCCTATCCGCATTACTTCACCAAGGTGGCCGATGACGTGCTGGGCCAGGCGGTGATGCTGGTGCTGGAGACCGATCGCCCCCAGGAGGATGTGCTGCCCGAGGTGTTGGAAAAGGTGATG
- a CDS encoding o-succinylbenzoate synthase — MLRARWIERTLTPRFTLGTSKGSIKARTVWYLIAWDDERPAVKGIGEAALFPGHSKEFPADVKVKLIELCERTDNWAQRLGTDLVDVPSVRFAVEQCLKDLGAGGTKTLFPSDFTLGRRPIPINGLVWMGDLATMRTRIRERISEGFTTVKMKIGAIGIDDELALLRSVRDEYGPQDITLRVDANGAFSLQEASRILEELAKLQVHSIEQPIAPGRYEAMAELCASSPVPIALDEDLIGLNMPDSKVDLLDHVKPHYIVIKPSLVGGWAATREWIDLAEERGIGWWITSALESSIGLNAIAQFTATLPIAMAQGLGTGQVYMDNIPSPLLAERGFLHYRPEEAWDLSSLGI; from the coding sequence ATGCTACGCGCACGCTGGATCGAACGCACGCTCACCCCACGCTTCACGCTGGGCACCAGCAAAGGCAGCATCAAGGCCCGTACGGTATGGTACCTGATCGCCTGGGACGATGAACGTCCGGCCGTGAAAGGCATCGGTGAGGCCGCGCTCTTCCCCGGCCACAGCAAGGAATTCCCGGCGGATGTGAAGGTGAAGCTGATCGAGTTGTGTGAACGGACGGACAATTGGGCGCAACGCCTTGGCACCGACCTGGTGGACGTGCCCAGCGTGCGCTTCGCGGTGGAGCAATGCCTGAAGGACCTCGGGGCCGGCGGCACCAAAACGCTCTTCCCATCGGACTTCACCCTGGGCCGCAGGCCGATACCGATCAATGGCCTGGTGTGGATGGGCGACCTGGCCACGATGAGGACACGCATCCGGGAGCGGATCTCCGAAGGCTTCACCACGGTGAAGATGAAGATCGGCGCCATCGGGATCGATGACGAGCTGGCATTGCTGCGGTCGGTGCGCGATGAATATGGTCCGCAGGACATCACCCTGCGCGTGGATGCCAACGGCGCCTTCTCCCTGCAAGAAGCTTCGCGCATTCTGGAAGAACTGGCGAAGCTGCAGGTGCACAGCATCGAACAACCCATCGCGCCTGGCCGCTATGAGGCGATGGCCGAACTCTGCGCCAGCTCACCGGTGCCCATCGCGCTGGACGAGGACCTGATCGGCCTGAACATGCCAGACAGCAAGGTGGACCTGCTCGATCACGTGAAGCCACATTACATCGTGATCAAACCCAGCCTCGTGGGCGGGTGGGCCGCCACACGCGAATGGATCGATCTCGCCGAAGAGCGCGGCATCGGCTGGTGGATCACCTCGGCACTGGAAAGCAGTATCGGCCTCAACGCCATCGCGCAGTTCACCGCCACCCTGCCCATCGCCATGGCGCAGGGACTGGGCACCGGGCAGGTCTACATGGACAACATCCCATCACCGTTGCTGGCGGAACGCGGCTTTCTCCACTACCGCCCCGAAGAAGCCTGGGACCTTTCCTCCCTGGGCATCTGA
- a CDS encoding hotdog fold thioesterase, whose amino-acid sequence MRFTPEHATRANALRPGTLVEHLGITYHVDGDGNMCATMPVEARTHQPMGLLHGGATAALAESLGSMASALIVDLERQAVVGIEVAANHLKGVRSGLVTATGEIIHLGRTTHVWDIRVRDEQGALVAVCRLTNLVIERR is encoded by the coding sequence ATGCGATTCACCCCGGAACATGCCACCCGCGCCAATGCCCTGCGCCCGGGCACCCTGGTGGAACACCTCGGAATAACCTACCACGTGGACGGTGATGGGAACATGTGCGCCACCATGCCCGTGGAAGCGAGGACCCATCAGCCCATGGGCCTGCTGCACGGTGGGGCCACGGCGGCCCTGGCCGAATCGCTTGGCAGCATGGCATCGGCGCTGATCGTGGACCTGGAAAGGCAGGCCGTGGTCGGCATCGAGGTGGCCGCCAACCACCTGAAGGGGGTGCGCAGCGGCCTGGTCACCGCCACCGGCGAGATCATCCACCTGGGGCGCACCACCCACGTATGGGACATCCGCGTGCGCGACGAACAAGGCGCGTTGGTGGCCGTTTGCCGGTTGACCAATCTGGTGATCGAACGGCGCTGA